The DNA window AGGCACATTTGTGAGGTGCTGCTGCTTTGACCGCCTGCCGTATGTCACTCAAACGCCGGTTGCAGAAAACATTGGAATGCCCATGCAATCCCTCTTCAATATTGGCTGTTCCCAGCTACTAGTTGAGATCGCCGTTTCTCGATAAGGGCGAGCCTATATAAATCGACGAAAGAAGCCTCGATGAAAATTTATGTTTCAGGAAGTGAAGCTGAATCAGGGTTGATCACTTTTTCGGAAACTGATTTCGGAAGGAAAAAACAACAGGGGGGCGAGAGATTTACGGTGACAGCCTCAGTTGAAGATTTTACATGTCGATTTGAACCGCTATACGCGAGATGCATCGCGGAATTGATTCGTGATGATGAGATCACCGGAGAATTTCACCCGCCTTTTTCAGGGGCTGCGCGATACCCTGAGCTCGATGAATTCTTGGGCATGGCTCAGCATCAGCGCATGGAAATGATTGATACATATTTTGTATTTGATATTCTTCGGCTTTATATTGGTGAGGATTTGTCGGATGCGGATGTCAAGTGGAGTGTCAGCAGTCTCGATTCTTTGAGCCTGGAAGACGGGATTTTATCTCTCAGCGGACGACTCGTGAAGAAAACGCAAAGCCATGAATATCCGGAGTGATGCTGGTCTTACAGGGCAACCTCCGCGATGAATGGGCCGGCATGAGCCGGCCCGGGATCAACTTTGCTGCGTATCCGTACTCGTGCCGAGACCCTTGGCCAGCACGTCCGCCACGGTGGCATTCAAGTCCTGCCCCGTCTCGGCGGACAACGCCTGCAGCTGCTTCACCAGCTCGCTGTTAAGCTTGACCGCGAACGGCACCAGCCCGAGCGCCTGATCCCGCTTGCGCTGCTCGCGCTTGTCGACGGCGGGTGCGGCGGCATTGCCGAAACCGGCGCCGGCCGGGCCCGCTATCTTGCCCATCAGTTTCTTGGCATCGGCTTTCGCCAGGGCGGTTTTTTTCATCTTGTGATCCTTATCGTTATCGTTCTGCAGAGGGCTGCATTCTACGCGCTGGCCGCAGCCGGCGGCACGCGATGATCGTGGCGGTCACGGTGAGCGCCAATCCGCCTGCGCTGAGCAGGATGAGCACTGCAATGCGCAGCCAGTTCACGGCCAGCAGCGCCGGCAGGTCCCAGCTGTGCAGCAGGTTGAACAGCCAGCGGCCCGTGCGCTGCGACCGGTCGGTGCACAGCCCGAGCTGACCGGTGCGCAGGTCCACATGCACCCAGGTCGCCGACGGATCGGCGAACACCACGCGCAGCGCCGGCAGGCGCCGTTCGTCGGCGCCATACATCGAGGCGGCGTCGCGGGCGTAATACCACGCGTCGTAGCTGGCCAGCCGCTCGAATGACGCCACCGGATACGGCAGCACCCTGGCCGCGGCGCGGCGCAGCTTCTCCTCTGGCCAGGTGTCGGCCACCGTGAAGCTTGCACCGGCCGCGCGAACGATGCGTGTGTCGTTCGCGCCATCGCGCGCCAGGATGAACGGCTCCCCATCGAACACGCGCCATTCCAGCTCACGGGCCGCGAAGCCTTCGCGTGCAAGCAACACCAGTGCATCGGCAACCCGCAGCGGCAGGCGCAAAACCGCCGGCGTGCCGCCCTGCATCGCCGCGACCTCGGGCTTCACGCCCTTCGCATCGAAGATGCCGGCCGGGTTCATCGACATCAACCCGCTGAACACCCACGTGCACAGGATGGCGCCGAAGGCGAGGCCCAGCATGTGGTGCCAGCGCATGGCCGCGTCGCGATACGGCGTGCGCGCGCCGCTCTTGTAGCGGCCATTGAAACGCCAGCGCCAGATGCCGTTGACGATGCCGGTGACCGACGTGAACACGCCGACGGTGGAGAGGGCGATCAGCGTCCAGGTCCACACGGGATCCGTCGGCTGGTTCTTCAGCATGTACAGCCAGTGCAGCCATGCGCCGGCGAAGTTCCACCAGCGTTCCGCGCGCGGGGCATCGAGCACCACCTGGCCCGTGGTGGACGACACGTAGACGCGTGTCGAAGCCGCGTCGCCCAGTTCCACGACGTGCAGCGGCCGGTGCGGGTTCAGCCCGCGCGCGTGCGTCCAGCGGTCTTCGTACACGGAGCCTTCGTACCGCGCAGGCGCGCCAGCCGCGAAGGCGCTGGCGGCATGCACCGCCTGCGCCGGATCGACGGCGGCGTGTTCCCGGCCAGTCATGGCATCGACCGCGGTCCGGGCCCCGGTGGCGCTCTGCAGCACGTAGTACGGCGTACCACCGATCGATGTCAGCGCCAGCGCTTCCACGGCGCCCATGCGGCTGTTCTCGATCGCCAGTCCGGGATCGATGCAGCAGCCCGGCCGCGCCAGCGCGGGCAGGGGGGGCAGGCGCTCGGCCGGCGTCAGCTTCGGGTAGCCGACGAACAGCATCACCATGCCGCTGGCGAACCACAGCGCCATCAGCACGCACATGCCGATGCCTGTCCAGCGGTGGATCAGGTAGATGGCGCGTTTCATGCGACGTTACCGTTCACGCCGCTTAGAACCGGTGATCCACGATCAGGTCAACCTTGCGGTCCGGCCCGTAGAACCACTGCTGCGGCATGTAGTAGGCCGTCGTGAAGTAGCGCTTGTCGAACACGTTCGCAGCACGCAGCGTCACGCGCGTGCGCGACGTTGCCTTCCAGCGCAGCGACAGGTCGGTGACCGTGTAGGCCGGCATCGTGAGCGTGTTGGCGTTGTCGGCATGGCGCTTGCCCACGTGGCGCAGGCCGGCGCTGGCCGTCCAGGCGGGCAGGAGGTCCCAGGCCAGCCACACATTGGCCAGGCGCCGCGGCACGTCGGGCGGCGTGTTGCCGGCGCGGGAAACCGCCTTGCCACCCACCGATTCGCTGAAATCCTCGAAGCGGGCGCGCAGCAGCGAGGCATTCGCTTCGATCCGCCAGCCCGGCGCCAGCGCCGCCGCCACCGTCGCCTCGATGCCGCGCGACGAGCGCTCGCCCACCTGCAGGCTTTGCGCCGGGTTGGCCGGGTCGCGCGTGAGCAGGTTGTTCTTGGTGATGTCGTAGAGGGCGAGGGTCCATTCGCCGCCGCTCGCGAACGCATGTTTCACGCCGACTTCGAGTTGTCGGCCGCTGGCGTTGTCGAACCTGCTGTTGCTGGTCGAGAGGAATAGCAGCGCGCCGATCGGATCGGCCGCCTTCGCATATTGGCCATAGAACGCCAGCGCCGGCGTGGCCTGGTACACGGTGCCGAGGCGCCAGCCGAAGTTGGTGAACGTGCGGTCGTAGGCCTGCCACTGCGCCACCAGGTCGTCGCGGCGCAGCGCCGCGTGGTCATAGCGCAGGCCCGCCAGTACCGACCACTTCTGTGTCAATTGCAGCTTATCCTCGGCGAACAGCGCATATTGCTTTGCCTTGGTGCGGTAGCGCGGGATCGTGGGCATGGGACTGCTGAAATAGCCGGGAACGGGATCGACCAAATCCACGGAAGGCGCGCTGCCGACATACGTGTTGTTCGTGTGCGTGAACGTCGACGCGTTGATGTCGAAGCCGGCCGACACCTGGTTGTCCATGCCGAGCAGCCTGCCCTTGATGGCCATGGACGTGGTGTTTCCCGTCTGCGACTGGTCGTGGTAAATCTCCGTGGCATCGGCGCGGTCGAGCAGGCCGGTCGCCGCGTTGTAGTAATAGCCTTCCACGTCGCGCCAGTGGCGGTCGCTGCCAATGCGGTAGAAGCGGCTGCGCACGGTCGTGGCGTCGTTCGGCTGCCAGTGCACCAGCACGTCGGTCCAGCGGTCGTCGAACTGCATCACGCTGTCGGCCACGTTGTAGTTCTTCTTCGCCAGCGCGGGCACCGGCTGGCCATCGACGAGCGGCGTGCCGAAGTAGCGCATGGGTTCCTGCCTGCCACGTGCGGTACTAACGCGGATGTTCAGTTCCGGCGACACGTCGAACCGCAGCGCGGCGGAGATGGCGCGGTTGCTGTGTTCGCCCATGTCCACCCAGCCGTCGGCGCGCTCCATGCTGGCGTCGATCCGGTACGACCAGCGTTCGTCGATGGCGCCGCCGCTGCCGAAGGCCGCGCGGCGGCTGTGTTCATTGCCGATGCCCAGCTGCAGCTCGTGTTCCGGTGCGCCGCGGGTCGGCTGCTTCGGCACCACGTTGATCGCGCCGCCGATCGCGCCATCGCCATGGATGACGGAGGCCGGGCCACGCAGCACCTCGATGCGCTCGACCGACCAGGTGTCGAACGGGAATGTCAGTCCGGCGCCGCCATACTGGCGCATGCCATCGTACAACCGCATGACGGATGTTGTGTCCGTGAAGCCGCGCGCCGCCACGGACGAATTGCCGTTGCCGGGGTGCGGCATGGCGCTGACGCCGGGCGCGCGGGTGATGGCGTCGAGCAGGTTGACGTCGCCCCGTTCTTCGAGCTGGCGGCGCGTGATGATGTCGATGCTGGCCGGCGTGTCGAAGCGGCTCAGGCCGAGGTTCGAGCCGGCGGACGCCTGCGCGTCCAGGCCCCCGTTGTCGGCGCGTGCGGTAACGAGCACGGTGGGCAGCGTAGCGTCCTGCGCGGTGGCGGCGCCGGGCAGGGCGATGATCGCCAGCAGGCAACAAGGGATCGTGTGATACGGGAAAAGACGGGGCGCGCCGGCACCGGCGCGATGGTTGCGAAGTTCATGTGGGTTTTGCTGTCAATGACCGGTTGCCGCAAGTGGCGGCAGGACTCGGCGGCCATGGGCCGCCGCAGGCGTTGGATCGATCAGGCCAGCAGGGGTGGGCCGCGCGGCTGGGCGGCGGCCCAGGTGAACAGCGGAGTAGGGGAGTGGTAGAACAGTGGCGGTCGCGGCGCGGCGATCTCGCCCGGTGCAACGGCAAGCACCGTGCCGGGCAATGCCGGCGTGTCGGCCTGGAGCCGGCACCAGGCGCAGTCATCCATGTGACCCATGCGCTTGTCGTCCGGCTCGACCATGCCCGCGGCAGCCATGGCGGCATCGCTCATGGCCGCATAATTCATGCCGCTGGGCGCGCAGATCTCGGCCATCATGATGTTCCCGGCCCGGTCGCTCGCCAGTGCGCGCGAGACCGATGGCATCAATGCGGCTGCCAGGACGGCGATGAAAGCCAGCCAGGTGAAGCATGCGCGCCATTGTCGGGTCTTGAACATGCGGGCATTCTAGCAGCGCGGCGGGATCGTCGCGCGGCAGTCGTGCAGGCGCGTGCTCAGGCCTCGTGCGACTGCCGGCCCATCGCCAGCGCCACGGCGACGCCCAGCGCGCACGGATACGCTCACCTGTTCTCTTCTCCTGTCATGGGACGTTGTGCCGCGGCGGCCTGTTCATCGTGCTTCAATTCATCCCACTTGCTGCTCGTGACGTAATCGACGATCTGCGCGACGGTAGGCTCCGGCAAGGCATGAAAGCGTGCGCCGTGGCGGTACCTGCCGCCTTCGGTCACCCGGCTGTACACGACCTCGACGGGCGACACATGTTCCACGGCGCAGCCTGGGAAACAGAAATGCAGCGTGTACGCCTGGCCGGCCTGCAGCGCGGCCCCGGTGACGAAGCCGACACCCATCCGCGCGATATCGACGATCTGCACCGGCAGGTGCGCGGTGCCCGCGCCGGCGGTGAGGAATGCGTCGACCTTGAGCAGCCTGCGAACATGGGCGCGCCTTGATTCATTGAGGTCGGTGGACATACGGTCTCGGGGTGTTGGTGAATGCTTGCCAACTGGCACGATCGATTGTGCCAGAATTCGTCGCCCGGCACGGTCGAACGCGTGATGGCGAATTTTCGGCGCACGGCAGATGATGCTTGCTTTTTGTATGATGCTTGCTCTTTCACACCGTTCGGCTAAAGTGCTCGCATCCCCCTTGACAGGAGTGTGACCGATGAAACGTGTTCTCGCTGTCCTCCTCACCCTTGGTGCCGCCGCCACCGCCTTTGCCCATCACGGCTGGAGCGAATACAACGCCGACAAGCCGCTGACCCTGACGGGCACGATCACCGAAAGCGGCTATTCGCAGCCGCATGGCCACGTATCGCTGAAAACGGCCGACAAGACGTGGCATGTGGTGCTGGCGCCACCGTCGCGAATGGAAAGCCGTGGCTTGCCGAAGGAAGCGCTCGCATCGGGTGGCCAGGTGACGGTGCTGGGCTACCCGCACCGCAGCAAGGCCGATGAACTGCGGGCCGAGCGCATCACGGTCAAGGACAAGACGACCGAACTGCGCTGATGGAGGCGGGCTGGCTGTCGGTTCTCGCCGGCTGGCTGGCCGCCACGCCCGTGGCGGCAGCCATGCGCGACGGCGTGTGGCTGTACCCGGTCGTCGAGACCGTGCACATCGCCGGTTTCGCGATCCTCGTGGGCGCCGTGGTCCTGTTCGACCTGCGCGTGCTGGGCTGTGCGCGCAACCTGTCCGTGCGGGCGCTGGGGGCGCACCTGTTGCCGTGGGCGGCGGCCAGCCTGCTGCTGATCGTGCCGGCCGGCCTGCTGCTGTTCGCCAGTCAGCCCCGCGACTTTCTTGCCAATCCCGTGTTCGCATTGAAGCTGGCGCTGATCGCACTGGCGGGCGTGAATGCCCTTGTATTCCACATCGGCGTCTACCGCGGCGTGTCCGCGTGGGACGTGGCAATGCCCGCGCCGGCGGGCGCGCAAGCGCACGCGGCCCTGTCGATGCTGGTGTGGTTTGCCGTGATCGCCTGCGGCCGGTTGCTGGCCTATACCTGAGGGTTGCCCTGTCCGGAACCGGCCAGTTTCTTGTCGAGGTATGCGCGGGCGATCCGGGCGCCGCCCTCGGCCGCCGCGGCCTGGGTGGCGAATCCCTGATCGGCAGGAAAGCGGTCTTGCCAGGTATCCACGTGCCCCTTGATGATGATCGTGCACAGCCACTGGTGGCCATGCACCGCTGTCGTGTCTTCGTATTCCTCGGTGCGGATGGTGTAACCCAGGTATTCGAATTCCATCGTCGGTTCCTTTGTGAAAAGCGCAATGTAGCATCGCGCTTCGCGGGGCGCCGCGCGCTTATACTGGCCGCCAACCACACAGGAGAAAACCATGAAAATCGCGGCAATCTCGGATATCCACGGCAATCTCGGCGCACTGGAAGCGGTGCTGGCCGATATCGAACGGCGCGGCGCGACCGTGACGGTGAACCTGGGCGATATCGTGTCCGGCCCGCTGCAGCCGCGCGAAACGGCCGAGCGCCTGATGGCGCTGGACATGCCGACGATCGCCGGCAACCACGAGCGCCAGGTGCTGATGCACGTGCCGGAAAAGATGGGCGCTTCGGACCGTTATGCCCACGAGCAGATCACCGAGGTGCAGCGCGCCTGGCTCCATTCGCTGCCCGCCACGCTGCGGCTCACGGATGACGTGCTGCTGGTGCATGGCACGCCAACGTCGGACATCGTGTACTGGACGGATACGGTGCTCGAGACGGGCCGCCGCCCGGCCACCTACGACGAAGTGCGGGAGCGCGCCGGCAATGCGAGCGCATCGCTGATCCTGTGCGGCCATACCCATGGCCCGCGCAGCGTGCTGCTCGACGATGGCCGGCTGGTCGTCAACCCCGGCAGCGTTGGCCTGCAGGCCTATAACGACGACAGGGGCTTCCCCAACAAGGCTGAAAACCTGACGCCGCATGCGCGCTATGCGATCGTCGAACGCACGCCGGCCGGCTGGCAGGTCGAACACATCGCCGTGCCCTATGACTACGAGTTTGCCGCGCTGCTGGCCGAGAACAATGGCCGGCCGGACTGGGGCCACGCACTGCGCACGGGGCGCATGCCGGCGTAAGTGCAGGCCGAATACTGCGGCGTAAAAACTTCCAGCAGACCCGCGCGGGCATGAAAGCGCGGCGCTAGCCGAGGACCTCGGCTGAAACTTCCAGCCATGCCCTTGCAGCATGCGAGAGATAGCGGCCGTTGCACACGTGGGCCACCTGCCACGGCAGTTCCGGCTCGACGATGCGCACGGCCTGCAGCGATTCGTCGGCCAGCCGGTCGATGAATGGTTCCGGCAGCAGGGCCACGCCAATGCCGGCGGAGGCCATTTCCACCAGCCAGTCCCACTGGCCGCTCTGCGCGGCCACGGTCGGTTCGAAGCCGGCCTGCGCGAAGGCCCGGCGCAGCGTGCGGGTCAGCGCGAAGTCGTCGGTCAGCAGCACCAGCGGCAAGTCCTTCAGGGCGGACAGTTTCAGCGTGCGCCGCTGGCGCTGGAACGTGCCGCTGGCCGCCAGTGCCCAGATCGGGTAACTGGCCACGGGCAGCGTGTCGACGGACAAGCCGGCATCGGCCGGCAGCACCGTCATGCCGATCTCCAGCTCGCCATTCGCCACCAGCCGCTCGACACCGGGGCCGGTTTCCTCGCGCAGCACGAGGGCGATGTCCGGATGACGCTCGCGGAAGGCTTTCAGGACCGGCGTGAACAGCAGGTTGATCATCGGCGGGATGCCCACGGTGAGTGTGCCGCGGCGCACGGCCTGCACGTCGCGCACCTCGGCCGCCAGCGTGCGCATCGTGGCCAGCATTTCCTGGCCGCGCCCGTAGACGACGCGGCCCGTATCGGTCAACCCCAGCCGGCGGCCGTCGCGCACGAACAGCGGCGTGCCCAGTTCTTCCTCCAGCTGGTGCACCATCTTGCTGATCGTCGACTGCGTCACGTGCAGCAGCTCGGCCGCCTGGGTAAAGCTGGACAGGCGGGCGGTTTCAACGAAGTAGCGCAGGGAGCGGATATCCATGAAAAGAGGGTGCGCAAGCACCATGAATTTTGCGAATGGAAGCCGTGAATATAAGTCATATTCTCCATGAATGGCGACCCTATACTCCGCTGATCGAATAAAGAACAGTGGAGGACACCATGGTCGATCACAAAGTGGCGGAGCGCATCCGCCGGCCCGAGCTGCTGGCCCGCATCCAGTCCGCCGGGCAGGCGGCAAGGCTGTTCGAGCCCGGCATGACGGTGGGCATGAGCGGCTTCACGAAGGCCGGCGATGCGAAGGCGCTGCCGCGCGCACTGGTCGAGCGGGCCCGCGAACGGCCGCTGGACCTCACGCTGATCACGGGCGCCTCGCTGGGCAACGACAGCGACGGCATGATGGCCGACGCTGGGGTGTTCCGGCGCAGGTTGCCGTTCCAGGCCGACGCATCGCTGCGCCGCAAGATCAACACCGGTGAAGTCATGTTCATCGACCAGCACCTGTCGGAAACGGCCGAGCAGCTGCGCAGCGGCGCGCTGCCGGCCATCGATATCGCCGTCATCGAAGCGTGCGCGATCCGCGAGGATGGCGCGATCGTGCCCACGATGGCGGTGGGGAACAGCGCCAGCTTCGTGCAGGGTGCACGGCACGTGATCGTGGAACTGAACCTGGCGGCGCCGGCGGCGCTGGAAGGGCTGCACGACATCTACGTGCCGCGCCCGCGCCCGGCGCGCGAGCCGATTCCGCTCACGCATCCGGGCCAGCGCATCGGCGCCACCGCGATCGCCGTCGATCCCGCGCGCATCGCCGCGATCGTCGTCACCGACAGCCCGGACAGCCCGTCTTCCGTGCTGCCGCCCGATGCGGGAACGGATGCCATCGCCTGCCACGTGGTGGCGTTCCTGGAAGGCGAGGTGGCGGCCGGTCGCATGGGCCCCGAATTGCTGCCGCTGCAGGCCGGCATCGGCACCATCGCCAACGCCGTGCTGCACGGGCTCACGCAGTCGTCGTTCCGCAACCTGTCGATGTACTCCGAAGTGCTGCAGGACAGCGCGATCGCCCTTCTCGATTCGGGGCAACTGGCGTTGGCGTCGGCGTCGTCGATCACGCTGTCGGCGCCGGTGCGCGAGCGCTTCCTGGCCAATCTCGACAAGTACCGCGACTGGATCGTGCTGCGGCCGCAGGAAATCAGCAATCACCCGGAGATCGTGCGCCGCCTCGGCATCATCGGTCTCAATACCGCGCTGGAATTCGACATCTATGGCAACGTCAATTCCACGCACGTGGGTGGCACCAGCATGATGAACGGCATCGGTGGCTCCGGCGATTTCGCCCGCAATGGCGAACTGGCGATCTTCGTCAGCAAGTCGGAGGCGAAGGATGGCGCCATTTCCAGCGTGGTACCGATGGTCGCGCACGTGGATCACACGGAACACGACGTCGACGTGCTTGTCACGGAATGGGGCTTTGCCGATTTGCGCGGCCTGGCGCCGCGCGAACGGGCGCCGCTGATCATCGAGCGCTGCGCGCACCCGTTCTACCGCCCGCAATTGCGCGACTACTACGAGCGCGCGCTGCTGCGCGGCGGCCAGACGCCGCACGTGCTGGAAGAGGCCTTGTCGTGGCACGAGCGCTACCGGACTGCGAAGCACATGCGCGCTGCCTGATCGCTTCCCTGGCCCAATAATGGGCCAATGAGCGGGCCAATGAGCAGGCCAATGAGCGGGCAAGCGCGCACCGCAACCTCGCTGTAATTCTCTCCAATTCTCTCCAATTTCAACGATATCCGCGCATCGCCGGAAAACGTTGCAAAATTGCCTCGTATTTTTTATGTCCCTGCAGCGCTCCCGGGCTCCGCTGTGGCAAGATTATTCCCCGTCACTCGCTCATCGAGTCGCCGCGCGCCTGGGACGATGCATGGGAACCGGTCATCATCGCCGCCACGCGTGACGCGATCCGCCAACCGACGTCAACCATCGAGGATGCCCATGAACGCAATACTTGACCATGCCGCGCCAGGAGCGCACACCATTGTTGGCAGCGCCAACGGTACCGAGCTGCTGGCGGGCGGTATCGGCAACGACACGGTGACCGGCGGGGCCGGGAACGACATGCTGCAGGGCGGGCGCAGCGATCGCGGCATGTGGACCTTCACGCTGGCCGGTACCGGCACGCTGGGCGCCTCGCACCAGGCGACGATGTCCGGCCCGGCGCAAGCGGTGGCACTGGCGGAGCTGGATGGCGGGGCCGCGGGCCTGGCATTCCTGGCGGCGCCTCAGGCAACACTGGCCGAGGTGGCGCTGCTCTACCAGGCGGCATTCGACCGTGCACCGGACATCGCGGGCCTGAACCATTGGATCGGGCAGGGCGCCACACTGCAAGCCGTGGCCAGAGGCATCATGATGTCGGCCGAGTGGACGGCGGATGGCGATACGACATCTTCCGACCTGGCTTTCGTGAGGAAGCTGTACCAGCGGGTACTGGGCCGCGAGGGCGACGATGCCGGCGTGGACTACTGGGTGTCGATGATGGGCAGGTTGGACAGCAGGGGCGACATCATGCTGTCGCGCGCCGATGTGTTGCTGGAATTCGCCCTGGGCAGCGAGCACCGGGCACGGTTCGCGGACGGTATCGTCGTTGCGAGCGACACGGTCATGCGGGAAAACGGCTGGATCGGGGGCAGCGGGGACGACCGGCTCGAAGGCGGCGCGGGCAGTGACTGGCTGGCGGGAGGCGATGGCACCGATACCGCCGTCTTCTCCGGCCGGGCCGCCGATTACCGCCTGCACGTGCTCGATGGCGGGCATGTGGTGCTGGGCGCCGGTACGGAAGCGGACACGCTGGCCGGCATCGAAAAGGCCGAATTCGCCGATGGCACGGTCGACCTGTCGTTCACGCAAGGTGGCCAGGTCGAGACGCTGGGCTTGTTGTACCAGGCGGTGCTGGACCGCGACGCTGACCTGGCCGGCATCGGCTGGTGGGCTGGCGAGGACATGCCGGCGGACCAGCTGGCGGCAGCTTTTGCCGCATCGGCGGAATTCCGCGAACGCTACGACTCCCTCTCGAACGATGCATTCGTCGAGGCGCTGTATGCCGCCTCGGACCTGGATGAAACCGCCGCCAGCGGCACCGCGACCTGGCTGGTTTACCTGCAGTCGCACAGCCGTGCCGAACTGGTGGGGGCATGGATCGGACAGGCAGACGTAATCGATGCCCAATTTACAACGGTTGGCCTGTGAGAGTGGGAGATGCCGGGATCTCCCATTAGTAATAGCTATTGCGCTGATTTAATTAATTGGCTTTCCCAATGGGTGGCGTGGCCGTAAAATTTCCTCACGTTCACACCACACAGGAGCCAATCATGAGCCAGCCGCCAATCACCACCGCATCCGGCATTCCCGTTGCCGATAACCAGAACTCGGCCAGCGCCGGCTCGCGTGGTCCGCTGCTGCTGCAGGATTTCCACCTGATCGAGAAGCTGCAGCACTTCAACCGCGAGCGCATTCCCGAGCGCGTGGTGCACGCCAAGGGTTCGGGCGCGTATGGCACTTTCACCGTCACGCACGACATCTCGAAGTTCTCCAAGGCGAAGCTGTTCTCGGCGATCGGCAAGGAAACGGAAACGTTCTTGCGCTTCTCCACCGTGGGCGGCGAAAAGGGCAGCGCCGACACCGAGCGCGATCCGCGCGGCTTCGCGGTGCGCTTCTATACCGAAGAAGGCAACTGGGACCTGGTGGGCAACAACACCCCCGTGTTCTTCCTGAAGGATGGCATCAAGTTCCCGGACTTCATCCACACGCAGAAGCGCGATCCGCAAACGAATCTGAAGTCGGCCACGATGATGTTCGACTTCTGGAGCAAGGCGCCGGAAAGCCTGCACCAGGTGACCACGCTGTTCTCCAGTCGCGGCACGCCGGATGGCTACCGCCACATGCACGGCTTCGGCAGCCACACCTATAGCCTCATCAACGATACCGGCGAACGCGTGTACGTGAAGTGGCACTTCCTCACGCAGCAGGGCATCAAGAACTTGACCGCCGCCGAGGCGAGCCGGCTCGCCGGTGCAGACCCGGACTACGCGCAACGCGACCTGTTCAACGCGATCGCCCGTGGCGAATTCCCGCGCTGGACCGTGTCGATCCAGGTAGCCACCGAGGCCGAACTGGCCGCATGGGAGCAGCGCACCGGCTGGAACCCGTTCGACCTCACGAAAGTGTGGCCGCATGCCGACTTCCCGCTGCAGCAGGTGGGCGTGCTGGAACTGAACCGCAATCCGGTCAACTATCACGCCGAAGTGGAGCAGGCCGCGCTGTCGCCATCGAACGTGGTGCCGGGCATGGGCTACTCGCCGGACAAGATGCTGCAGGCCCGCCTGTTCGCCTATCACGATGCGCAACTGTACCGCGTGGGCACGAACCACCAGTACCTGCCGGTGAACGCGCCACGCTGCCCCGTGCACAACCAGCAGCGCGATGGCGCGATGGCGTTCACCAATGGCGGCGCCGAGCAGAATTACCACACGGTGCAGGCGGGCGGTACGGGTGTGACGGGCCTG is part of the Pseudoduganella lutea genome and encodes:
- a CDS encoding TonB-dependent receptor, giving the protein MLVTARADNGGLDAQASAGSNLGLSRFDTPASIDIITRRQLEERGDVNLLDAITRAPGVSAMPHPGNGNSSVAARGFTDTTSVMRLYDGMRQYGGAGLTFPFDTWSVERIEVLRGPASVIHGDGAIGGAINVVPKQPTRGAPEHELQLGIGNEHSRRAAFGSGGAIDERWSYRIDASMERADGWVDMGEHSNRAISAALRFDVSPELNIRVSTARGRQEPMRYFGTPLVDGQPVPALAKKNYNVADSVMQFDDRWTDVLVHWQPNDATTVRSRFYRIGSDRHWRDVEGYYYNAATGLLDRADATEIYHDQSQTGNTTSMAIKGRLLGMDNQVSAGFDINASTFTHTNNTYVGSAPSVDLVDPVPGYFSSPMPTIPRYRTKAKQYALFAEDKLQLTQKWSVLAGLRYDHAALRRDDLVAQWQAYDRTFTNFGWRLGTVYQATPALAFYGQYAKAADPIGALLFLSTSNSRFDNASGRQLEVGVKHAFASGGEWTLALYDITKNNLLTRDPANPAQSLQVGERSSRGIEATVAAALAPGWRIEANASLLRARFEDFSESVGGKAVSRAGNTPPDVPRRLANVWLAWDLLPAWTASAGLRHVGKRHADNANTLTMPAYTVTDLSLRWKATSRTRVTLRAANVFDKRYFTTAYYMPQQWFYGPDRKVDLIVDHRF
- a CDS encoding metallophosphoesterase family protein, encoding MKIAAISDIHGNLGALEAVLADIERRGATVTVNLGDIVSGPLQPRETAERLMALDMPTIAGNHERQVLMHVPEKMGASDRYAHEQITEVQRAWLHSLPATLRLTDDVLLVHGTPTSDIVYWTDTVLETGRRPATYDEVRERAGNASASLILCGHTHGPRSVLLDDGRLVVNPGSVGLQAYNDDRGFPNKAENLTPHARYAIVERTPAGWQVEHIAVPYDYEFAALLAENNGRPDWGHALRTGRMPA
- a CDS encoding PepSY domain-containing protein, translated to MKRAIYLIHRWTGIGMCVLMALWFASGMVMLFVGYPKLTPAERLPPLPALARPGCCIDPGLAIENSRMGAVEALALTSIGGTPYYVLQSATGARTAVDAMTGREHAAVDPAQAVHAASAFAAGAPARYEGSVYEDRWTHARGLNPHRPLHVVELGDAASTRVYVSSTTGQVVLDAPRAERWWNFAGAWLHWLYMLKNQPTDPVWTWTLIALSTVGVFTSVTGIVNGIWRWRFNGRYKSGARTPYRDAAMRWHHMLGLAFGAILCTWVFSGLMSMNPAGIFDAKGVKPEVAAMQGGTPAVLRLPLRVADALVLLAREGFAARELEWRVFDGEPFILARDGANDTRIVRAAGASFTVADTWPEEKLRRAAARVLPYPVASFERLASYDAWYYARDAASMYGADERRLPALRVVFADPSATWVHVDLRTGQLGLCTDRSQRTGRWLFNLLHSWDLPALLAVNWLRIAVLILLSAGGLALTVTATIIACRRLRPARRMQPSAER
- a CDS encoding LysR family transcriptional regulator → MDIRSLRYFVETARLSSFTQAAELLHVTQSTISKMVHQLEEELGTPLFVRDGRRLGLTDTGRVVYGRGQEMLATMRTLAAEVRDVQAVRRGTLTVGIPPMINLLFTPVLKAFRERHPDIALVLREETGPGVERLVANGELEIGMTVLPADAGLSVDTLPVASYPIWALAASGTFQRQRRTLKLSALKDLPLVLLTDDFALTRTLRRAFAQAGFEPTVAAQSGQWDWLVEMASAGIGVALLPEPFIDRLADESLQAVRIVEPELPWQVAHVCNGRYLSHAARAWLEVSAEVLG
- a CDS encoding DUF2946 domain-containing protein, whose product is MFKTRQWRACFTWLAFIAVLAAALMPSVSRALASDRAGNIMMAEICAPSGMNYAAMSDAAMAAAGMVEPDDKRMGHMDDCAWCRLQADTPALPGTVLAVAPGEIAAPRPPLFYHSPTPLFTWAAAQPRGPPLLA
- a CDS encoding PilZ domain-containing protein, with product MSTDLNESRRAHVRRLLKVDAFLTAGAGTAHLPVQIVDIARMGVGFVTGAALQAGQAYTLHFCFPGCAVEHVSPVEVVYSRVTEGGRYRHGARFHALPEPTVAQIVDYVTSSKWDELKHDEQAAAAQRPMTGEENR
- a CDS encoding DUF6152 family protein translates to MKRVLAVLLTLGAAATAFAHHGWSEYNADKPLTLTGTITESGYSQPHGHVSLKTADKTWHVVLAPPSRMESRGLPKEALASGGQVTVLGYPHRSKADELRAERITVKDKTTELR